The Cydia splendana chromosome 7, ilCydSple1.2, whole genome shotgun sequence genome contains the following window.
AACTTTCAATTTACATCAATTACAATAACAAACCTAATCTTCCACCCTTCCAGACACCCCCGTCAGCGAGATAGAAGACTGCTTCAAGCGGTTCATCAAGCGGGACGACATCGACATCATCCTCATCAACCAGAACGTCGCTGAGCTCATCAGACACGTCATCGACGGGCACACCGCCCCTGTACCAGCTGTGCTCGAGATTCCATCCAAGGACCATCCTTATGATGCCAGCAAAGACTCGATCCTGCGCCGCGCTAAGGTAAGTTCATCTTGACAAACATACTGACACATCTATAGACttacagttcgtttttttttaccattagaaagaaggtaagcgatcttgacatgtattttaattgaaaaacgctttttaaaaatcagtaactattacttatgaaagcagaagaatataaatgatcgtattagattcataattgttacatatttgccgaaacttatttttaaaacgtgtttttcaataaaaagacacatcaagattgtttaccttatttctaatgctaaaaaaacgaactatattgaTCGACGGGCAAACCGCTCCCGTACCAGCTGTGCTCGAGATTCCATCCAAGGATCATCCTTATGATGCTAGCAAGGCTCGATCCTGCGCCGCGCTAAGGTAAGTCCATCTTGACAAACAGACACATCTTTAGACATATTACCGCCCCTGTACCCGCTGTGCTGGAGAATCTGTCCAAGAACCATCCTTATAATGCCAGCAACAATTACCGTGCACCGTGTTGAGTAAGGGATAGACTAACATAGCTATATAAATTATAGGGTTctataggaacccttatagtttcgccaagtccgcctgtctgtctgtccgaggctttttttaatttgttgcaATACAATGTCCCTGATTagggataacaggatatcatcatcatcaatacaAATCTACACATAGTTATTTAGAGAGAAATTCACTTTCTTTGTCCTCATATATGATAAGGAGAAACTGACAATAATATCTAGATGCCTTCTTCAAAACAAAACATCCTTTACCCTTAAATTTGTTATCTGTGAATACTGACAGTACAGTCCCTTGCAATAATATCTCGCACAACGAAGCATGcataaatatctgacacaaaattatttttcttactATGTCAATTAATTTAGTGAGATTCCATTAAGTGGCCCCATGTACTGTAaagttagttttattattttcctaAAGATAATTTAATCCAATTATTAACGGCCGCCGAGGGCCGACCCAAGAAATACTGCCAccattagtttttatttaaaaaaccgcTCCCGTTTTCTTGTGCCTTCTGACGCCCCTTTTTATGTGCCATTATTAGTAACGTAAGGTATAGGATATAACATGTATACTCTAGCAAGCCAgctttgtcagtaaaaaaaaaagcggcaaatttgaaaatccTAGGCGCGAGGGATCGATCGatcgaattttgaatttcgcgcctttttctactgacagttGCCttgcttgtagcgcgtttatgaataacgccattattcataaacgcgcgcATTACTTATAATAAATTTCTTCCTTTCCAGGGCATGTTCAACCCCGAAGACCTGGTACGTTGAGTGTAACTTGTTGCATGTTGTGTGCTGCCCGCGGCACCTGTACATACGCTAACGCCGACCCAAAGTTGACTCGTCAACTAACTAACAGTGCAATCCGACATTAATACCGTTTTACATTCCATCGTTTTGAAAAAGTgtcattatattttttttttgcaattacaCTGCGTCAAATTCTGGGTTTTTCGCCGCTTCAAATAATGTCGCCTGGCAACTCCATACTTTTATTCGGCCACTACATTCATTGAACGGTTCAGTGTAAATGCACCCAAAAAGACAGAAGTCTCTACACGCAAAACATGTTCCTAAAATTTGTTATAGAAAGTGTCTTTGAAATGCGGAACATTTTGTAAGGAGATTGCTAGTCCTTATTATAAggcattttttgttattaataataatgtttcAATGACACTCTTTCATTACAAGCCGAAATATGcaattgaatttatttttctcaaactGTTGTACCGTTCAATTATATGGatctatttaaaataatgaataaattatgtaataattatgaaataCATTTAACCTTGTATAGTTGTTGAACTTGTATTATAGAATATatcatgaaataaataataccaATGGAGTGTTTTATTTTCCTAACATGATTTTTGTTTGTGAGCATGTTTGGTCTTGTTTTGAAGACTTGATTGGTTTTGATGTGATCGATTCGATACAATAAAACTGAAATTTGACTGTCAACAGTGTCAACTGTGAATTCATGAAATGATTGTGTTGTTTTGTGATATgccagtgttttttttttcagagagtGTTGTGTTACTAAAAGTGTAAATAGTGAATTATGATATTTGTGAtggtatgtatatttttaattaatttctgaGACAGCAATACTAATGCACTTTTTCTCTCTTTCAGTCGATGTTCGGATCTGAGAACTACAGTACCTAGTTAACCTATCATATATTATTTGTGTATTATCTAtgtttatgtatttataaattgtttatatttcatatatgtattcagttaaaataaaattaccaaaTGTTATTCACTAGTTTATTAATaccttatttaataataatactattcacacatatacaataggtactgtacacataataaattattgtaacattacgctggcccaatattacagggttctatgttacattttcaagatagttgaaattcgacttaatgtcactatgacaatgttcaaatttcagttcgataaaagtgaaacatagaaccctatAATATTGGGACAGCGATTAGTAGAACGACAGAAGACCCGTAGAGATTGCTTTAAAGTAGAGTAGGCGATATCCATTTGTTCCATAGAACTGAAATGAATTCTATTTTTTTTCCCTTAATTTAGACCTTTATTTGATAACAGATGTCGCTACTAGTCTATATAGTTTCATATAAACAAGTAGCaattaattgtaatatttgGCAACAGATGTCGCTACTAGTCTATATAGTTTGATATGAACAAGTAGCAATATTTTCATTAAGAAGCTTAGTTTTAAAACtctaaaaaaggaaaataagtACTGCAATATAGATCGAGGACTGGTCTTATTTTATACATACTTGCCATAAGATACAATGTTAAACAAATATctatacacgaccttattgcTAAGTTGTTAAAGTTGATATTCAGCTACCTTGAGCACCAATAGTTCAGATTGAGATTCAGAGCGACTAAGTTGTTAAAGagttaattaagtacctacattattacaattcggtaaaaaaaaatcacgatttAATGTAAACGTACTATAACCCTTCGTATATCTAAGCACTGATCGTGATGCGCACGAGTTTAAATCGATTGTTTAATAGAATAGGTTTAAATTCGTTCGCACTGATCAGTGCTTATACATACGAAGGGTTAAGCTACCTATGACATTTAACATTTAAGTGCTGCCATCTAGtttaaaagtgaaaaagtaACGGTTCTATGGAACTAACAGCTAACATCAGTTTATCTATTCATCGAAGTCGCCAACATCGTTGTCCGCCTTCTTGTGTCCGACCCAATCGTATTTGGAGTAGTGGAGCTTGGTCTTTTTGAACTTGGGGTTCTTGGAGGTGATGCGCACGAAGATCCGACGGCCGAAGAGGGGCTGGAGCTGCCTGAAGTTGTCCACGAGGGGCAGGTTCAGGTTGGAGAGGAGGCCGCGGAAGTTGTCCATCTGGAGAACATTTAAATGTGATATTACTTTGGATAGTTACGATTGTAATTTGTATTAGTACGTATTATCGCCGATAAGCTACAAGAGAGTCGACTGAAATGGTTTGGACACGTAAAAAGAACACCTCCTAATTACATCGGGAATGTTGCTATGGATCTAAACGTTGTTGGGTCCAGAGGAAGAGAAAGACGCAAGATGAGATGGGCAGAACCATAGCAAAAGTCATGAGGGCCTGCGACGTTTCAGTGGACGACACGTCCGATCGCGCGAAGTGGAGAGAAAAGCAGACCCCACAATCAGATGGAAATTATAATGCTGATGAGAGAGAGATAATACTTTGGATAACTGTAAAAGTAACTGTGTTTGATGTGGCAAACAACCCAGATTCGGCTTTTTTTGACAGGATCGTGGTGGTAAACATGCACTAAGGAGCCTAGAGATAAGGCGTGCAGCTTTCAACCGGACGTCTGCACTTGCCAATGTCTAAGAagttgtacgaaatatcatttgacattTACCAATAGCCATTCAATAAAGGAAAACATCAGGAAATTTGACAATCGGGACTGATTAATCTCAATCAGGCCTTCTATCCTATCTGAGTTGGTAGGTCTGGCTGGGTAGCTTTCGAAAAGAAAATTACACCAATACAAGTGTCTAGCTTGTTGTAAGTGTACCGCCCTTTCAGGAACCGGGAAAGAGCTAGGTTAAGGTGCTGGTAGCTGCTTAAAATTTCACTAAATATCACCAAACTTACCTGGAACACGGAGATCGGCAGATAATCAGAGAACACGATCCACGTAACGGCCTCAGCGCAAGGCGGGGTGGTCAGAGAGCCCTTGTACGTGTAGAACCTCTCGGAGTCCAGTCCGGACAGGATAGAAGAGAGCGAGAAGGTGTGCGGGAGCTGCATGCTGCTGTTGTAAGCCTCAATCATGGACAGGTTCTTCACCATGGGGCTGAGGAGCTTGGCGTCGAATTCCACCACCTAGAATGGTAAATAAAGGTTTAACTCCTTGATATCTAAATATACCAGCAAAAAAAACGTGCTATGTTGGAATATGGAGACAGCGGTATATTATGATCTATTAGGTATATTCAGGCTTATGAAAACTTCATTTATGAAGCCATCTCATAGAATTGCACGAATATATTGGTCTCTATAACAAGAAGCCCTGAGTGACACGCTCTTCATCCAGAATAAATGCTTGGATAATGGATTGTTTATGGTAACGTACAATCATTAAGTTAGTAATTAAAATGTCCGGCACTGATTGTAGGTATTAATGAGAATGTTGACACTTGATAATTCTGCATTGGTTGCTAATAATGTCAGCTCATACCTCTATGTAACATTATGGACACAGTAAACAGATACGTTACTGgttttgatataaaaattataaaatgtgAAGCGTGTATACTTATACCTGGTAGGCAGGTCTCAGAAGCGTTGGATAGATTGTGTAGAAGATCTCAGGAAGATGGGAAAGTTTACCAATTGGATGAAGGTCCCCAGGCACCGCGATATAAACTGGAGGAATATTGTGGAGGAAGCTAAGACCCACTAAGGGTTGTAGCGCCAACGAAAGTAAGTGTATTATACCTGGTAGAAGAAAGCGAGGACGGCAACTCCATCTGGATGCTGCAGAGACTCGGCCAAGTTCCTGTACTTCTTATTCCTATGCACGATATGCATCTCAAGAGGCAGCCTCATGTCATTAAGCGTATGCTCAGAACCACGGTTGTTCTTGTCACCCCAATGGAAATGCAAGCCCTCGATTTCATACTCGTTGTCTAGCGGTCCGCCGAAGATGTAAGGTAGGCGGAATCCTTTCTTCTCTTCCTCTGAACTGTATTTCGGGATGGTTAGTGTGACAGAATGGCCGTTGTTTGTTAAGGTGAGAGGGCCTGGTAGAGGGTTCTGGTAGCCGATGAGTTCCATAGCAGGTATCGAGATGGGGATGGCCTGGCGTGCCGCGATGGCGATGGGGGACTGCTGTCGGCCTCCGCAGGCGGGGTGGAGTACGGCCCAGCGCCGCTGGTCAGACGCACGGTAACCCCAGCCGAAGGCAATGGAGGCTGAAAAAATTTACGTTACGTCACATTAAGTCTCCAAAGTCAACGGAGTGAGGTTAAAGGACCCCGCAGCAAATAGGGAAAGTGGTTTTTATAAGGGctcctgttatttttttataagggcGCAACTTTCTCCGGAGTATACTTTCAGAAATAATCAAAagtatatattttgtatttctGTGAGGTGTTTCCTAAAATAGAATCGAATCCTTCCTAAAACACTGAAATGACACACACTGACAGTTATTAGTTGGTATCATCTGTTATTAGTATTTTGCTTAAGTATTTTAATTCATCAGCAATAACGTAGGTAATAGGTAATTATCGTAGATacaatgtgatcttattaatgTTTCTGTCACGTtagcatatatttatattatcaatttatcaattGTCTATGTTatggtaaataaataagtatattaaATAACGGATTTTTCTTCGAACTTGGCCGAGCACACTGCTGTGTAGATAAGTTTCTATGAATGAATaagatttataaataactcAATATACACGTGCACTTGTTCCGTTAAACCGTGAATTTGTTATTCAAAGTTGAATATCagaaaaaaacttaaaattaaaattctacaaaTCAACTCAATCTTATGCATTTGTATAACCCTTTGAATGTTTAAGTATAATTAATTCTTTCCCAACTAATAAATTAGGAAAAGACGGCGTAAGTTATGTGACTATGGAATTCGTACGTGCCCCGAATTCAGACAAGCGTCGGATAGAAAAAAAAGCATTGATCTTAAATTCAGATCGCGGTAGTGACGGTAATCGTGGTTTTTTATTGCCATTTATACCAAATGTCGAATTATGCAAAATGATGCATATGATTACATGCACAAATTATTGCCAAAATGTAACGGAATTTTAAcacgtaggtacagtcaagtgtaaaaatacaaCTGActcaaatatgggtgcataatACAActaactcaaaaatatgtcccatggtttttaattcgctgacataagagctaggaggtacctacctatgggACATGATGAgagcacccatatttttacacttggtCTATCTATTGTTAGATACTCTACATACCCTACATTCATCTAGGTCTATCTATTGTTAGATAATctaaatacaaatacataaataggtTTTTACCACGTATGAAACAGAAAgattaaattgaaaaaaaaagtgatatTTCAATTCCTATGCTAACCCGTTAAACCAAAGTTAACCCGCCAATGACACAATTCGAATTTTAATTAATCTTGATTTAGTTTATAAATGTGATTAGGTTTTCATTTTGATTAAGTTTTAGAATTAATAATGGGATTTTCACAGGCGCGCCTGATACGATGTTTGATACACGCTTGGtagatattaaattatttaattctagTGTATGCGGCACATCGTTATTTACAAGCGTATGTAAACGGTATTTGACATGATATGATATTATGCAATGTAATGACGGTAATAATGTCAATAGTACGAATATACGCACTAGGTCGCGCATCGGTTTCATACAAAAACTAAGAGAGAAAAAATGCATATGCAAAATATAAAttgattattaattaatgtCACTTGTTATTAGACAAAAAACCTTATCTACGACTAGTTAGATTAAATCGTGACATTATCCAGTTCCTGAATCTGCAAACCGAATTATCGCATACGATAATGCATTTAAGATGAGTAAGTAAATAATAGTTATCCTAAAGGCCGTTATTATTATCAATCTCTTTAGCGGACCTGCAATAATTCGTGCAATATCATAGTTAGCATATTTAGGCGTACGAGATTGCTAGACAGAATTCCGTAGGAAATATAATAGTTCTGAATAAGAGATTAACTGGGATATATATTAGGCGTCATATAGAGTAAAATACTAAGTTGAGAAAACTAATATAACGACGAACGATTTGCGATAGCTACGCTATGCTGTGTGTATACTTAATGTGATTCAGTTGATGTTTTGAAATTACAACCAATCAACCAACCGTAGGGAATTTTTGAATTCAAGCGTGAATATGGACTGGTAATATGTtcaattttttgtattttcattttaaaacatATTGATGCATATTGGATTTTACAttacccatacaatacaatacaacaatATACATAGGCTACAATTACTAAAACAGGCTTTTTTCTGTGTGAATTACACTTGGATACAGCAATTAAAATCTCTCCCGCGATTTTACACTGTATTTTTAGTATTAACATGCAAATCATAACTTAAATGTAGCATTCTGTAAGTAATCGAGGTCTTTGAAATCCATGGGTGACCCGTCATACTTGGTTATTTATAAAGTGATTAAAGTTTATATGCAGTGTTTTTTCTACTACTACAAGTTTATGTGAAGGTAAAGAAATCCCTGAAATCTAATTCTTCAGCGACTATTACGTGCTATGAATGAACTGACTGCAATTGACAATATTTTGGCGGATGTTTGCGCGTTTCAGCGCTACAAAGGAAAAAATCTACGCGTTTCACATTTTCTAGTTGTTTTGTATTGCATGAAAGGAAAATTCGTCTTCGGCCGATCGAATGCGAAGGTCTCTTTTTCAGGTTGTTCAAAACTGCTAGCGTATGTCTGTCCGGATATTCTCCTCTACAGATCTCAATCGACTCGTTAAATTTAATAGAACATCAGGTCGACcgacacttatactttttttttgttgataCAGTTTtggattttttgtaaaatatcagAGGCAGTGTAGCAAAAGTATTTAAAAGGGTTTTACTGGAATAAATGATAGATGTATATTATTGAATAGATTTATGTAAACACATTgccaatagtaggtaggtatttaccgTCTAATATTTATAGTTAAATCGTAAATAACATAACACTGTAGTATGTCACGAAACCAATTACATAAAGATAAAGGACGCAGAATGCACTGATTATATACTTGTGTACTTTTTGTAGGTAACaagttataaatatttattagccTTGTGAATATTATTTTTGAGAACATTTCGTAGAAAAGACTTGTAATTAAAAGGTATTCTAGTTTAacgattttttaataattttatcagTTAGGTATTTATGTTGGATGTACTtaagtgtatttatttattttcttttagcTCTAACTCTTTTATTAACCAATGAACACTTCGCTCCCATTATTCTAAACATTTATGAAGTTTCTGATCTATTTTTTTACTGTTTAACATAAAATAGTGACCAATTCAATAGGATTTCTAACGATTTCCAGGATATCCAATGGAATAGTTTTTTTTGTcttcaaataaaatattgattaatttCAAATGATCGTTAAAGTTAATTATATCCGATGCACttctatttttataattaacaCGTATTTACTTTCAACTTACCGTTTGCCGCCAAAACAGCGAATATAAATAGAATAGTTTTCGAATCCATGTTCccttttattgataaaaataaataaagatacggTTGCAATGCTTCCTGCCTCGGCGGCCGGCGTTTATATACTACTTGTGGACTTCTTTGCACGGTCCGTTTTCAATGGGCTGAAGCGTCATCGGTACGAATATTAACCCTCTGATGCTTGCAGATTCCCCGATTGCGCTTGTAGTGACTGATTTTCTATATATTGGTATTTTTCCGACTTAAAAGTCATTATTAGATTACGATTAAtacaaaattatatatttaacaCATAAGACTagacaaattaataaaaataaagtcgttataaataaaaaaatgtcctatttGAATtcattttaagtatgtttatttttttaactgattaaattgtttatttcatgctaaaataacacatacttacttaatagggtggttcaaaaaacatttttttttattttcctacggggcacccccttattttgttacacttattatgctgataaaatacaccaagtttcgtaactttatctcaactacaagggggtgctccaacctaaaaaaaaaagtatttattattcagaattttatttatgtacatatctgttttcacactatttgcacatgtcatttataagttttaaagtagaaaaacatttttatttctattttttataattttttgaatttcacctaaaaaatcataaaaataaaaataaaaatgtttatttacttaataacttttaaatcacactttctaataatgtcaaaactactacttacataaaaatctaaaaaaatataatttaatttttttggatttcatacaactttgaaaaatttcaaagtgtttgagcacccccttgtagttgagataagattataaaacttggcgtattttgttaatataataagtgtaacaaaatgagggggtgccgcttcttctagctagagtttgaatttttcccatacaaatgtGAACCAAATTACTTaatctaaacataaaactaattaaagtaaataaactAATCCATTCATATTAGCAAATAAAACCGCATTGAATCCATCAGGAACTactataaactattttttttaattaaaattaatggcCCTAATAATCCTAATATCCATGGCTGTAGTCTAGAAAACtgttaggtactttttttttcgATGTGGCGCGCGCACAGCTCTTGTGAGCAAGGACCCCGCTAAGGATACGGGCGAGCTTTGCTCATATGCATATCTGTCGCCAGTTTTCCCTTAGTCGCCTTATACGACACCCACGGGACGAGATGGGGTGGTGCTATTCTTTTCTGATGCCGGCACCACACGGCACTATTCTATGTTAGTAATGTTAGTATGTATTATAAATGTGGAAACTAAACGGAGCCGATTGAAATGGGGTACACGGATCGTTTTTAAACCTGTGAACCTGGGTTAATATATAggataattatgtacctactttataataaacttaaaaacgaTTTAAAAATACATTCTCATCTCATCAGAtctaaagtagctaacacactatcgcaccgcaccaagatcattgtgggacgcacccataagtaagagggagaaagcgatatctctttctccctcttacttatgggtgcgtcccaccatgaccttggtgcggtgcgatagtgtgttaaggtgtattcgggtattaccgaatgtcgaataattccgaaattcagatgaaaatcacccttaattccatcataataaaagtctcttttcggaattatccgacagttttcgacattcggaattacccgagtaaaccttagcTACTTAAGTTCAATAGAGGCCCATACAACTTATTTTACTCTTTGGACCCATATAAGTAAATCATCTACTGAAATCGAATGGGGTTctacaaataggtacctattaatttcCTCAAGTAACTCATTTTGCCCGATGTGTCTGTCTGTAGTAACTGCCCCCTAGGAGTTCTAGGGACTTTGTGTCTGAAATCgatgtgtaagattgtcctacaatacttaactatttatttaacaagattgtagatttattaaatactattaaaaataaagtaaattataAGCTTATAAGCGTAATtggttttaataatttatacagTTAAATTAATTCAAGGTAATAAAGTTTGATTACCGCGCGCATTAATAGGGTtaacacaaaggtgatctcTTCTTGACGCTATTGTCATCTGATGATGCAATTTATTCGGCtagttattaaaatataccATTGATTAGATCGATAACAATCAATATAACTGGATAAGTATAATAAACATATGTTTTGTAAGGGTGTTATAGTGGTGTTGTCTTTCATTCAAAGATCTTTGAAATGGTTGGGATAGTATCAATTGTTTGTAGTATACTAGTATAATAAGTGAAGCACTTTTTTGAGGACGGAACTCTTTGGGaaaggaaaatattgataatctgtgatctgcgctgcgcttcgccggtttgcgcaggcctttaaGGTCCCGTGAGTTTAGGTTGTTCTCTAAAgccggagcgcagcgcagaccaccgaggaggatttaaggcctgcgcaaaccggcggagcgtaGCGCAGAccaccgaggaggatttacgccgcgcagcgcacaccggcgaGGTAAAATGCCCCTACATAACGCGAGCGCTTGCCAGCCCGGCGCTAgcggccggcgcaccagggagcacttcggcgcaggccTGGGGATGCCGCCGCGTGTAGGTACTCTATAAaaagggattagtgactagtgGGTACGAGTTCCCTCCGTCGTCCCGGTGCTACCCCGGCGCACTCAGGAGGCCTCGGCGCATACCGGGGGATGCTGCGGTATGCCGGCGCCTAATACCGTGCTTCccgatgccgcggagtaacaatcctccatGATGCTCCGAGGTCCGTCTCAAAGCATTTGAA
Protein-coding sequences here:
- the LOC134792265 gene encoding V-type proton ATPase subunit F codes for the protein MALQSAIKGKLISVIGDEDTCVGFLLGGIGEINKNRHPNFMVVDKNTPVSEIEDCFKRFIKRDDIDIILINQNVAELIRHVIDGHTAPVPAVLEIPSKDHPYDASKDSILRRAKGMFNPEDLVR
- the LOC134792264 gene encoding carbonic anhydrase 7, which codes for MDSKTILFIFAVLAANASIAFGWGYRASDQRRWAVLHPACGGRQQSPIAIAARQAIPISIPAMELIGYQNPLPGPLTLTNNGHSVTLTIPKYSSEEEKKGFRLPYIFGGPLDNEYEIEGLHFHWGDKNNRGSEHTLNDMRLPLEMHIVHRNKKYRNLAESLQHPDGVAVLAFFYQVVEFDAKLLSPMVKNLSMIEAYNSSMQLPHTFSLSSILSGLDSERFYTYKGSLTTPPCAEAVTWIVFSDYLPISVFQMDNFRGLLSNLNLPLVDNFRQLQPLFGRRIFVRITSKNPKFKKTKLHYSKYDWVGHKKADNDVGDFDE